In Anaerostipes hadrus ATCC 29173 = JCM 17467, a single genomic region encodes these proteins:
- a CDS encoding deoxyguanosinetriphosphate triphosphohydrolase — protein MNIREKQEQTEMELLSPYATQSIHTKGRKKPEVECEIRTCFQRDRDRIVHCKAFRRLKDKTQVFLSPVGDHYRTRLMHTLEVSQNARTIARALNLNETLTEAIALGHDLGHTPFGHAGERVLNEMNPAGFKHNEQSVRVAQCLEKNGQGLNLTWEVLDGMKNHSMHSMPHTLEGKIVRLADKIAYINHDIDDSVRAKVLREEDLPKEFTEVLGTTYRERINTMVLDIVKHSENLNDIVMSKEVRDAMIGLRKFMFERVYEEPNTKKEEDKIKNIIGPLYEYYLIHVEQLPEYNKKMIDKPGDVPVAVCDYIAGMTDHFAIEKYTEIFIPKFFMQK, from the coding sequence ATGAATATCCGAGAAAAACAAGAACAGACAGAGATGGAATTATTAAGTCCATATGCGACACAAAGCATCCATACAAAAGGAAGAAAAAAGCCTGAGGTGGAATGTGAGATAAGAACCTGTTTCCAAAGGGATCGGGATCGGATCGTCCATTGCAAGGCTTTTCGCCGTTTAAAAGATAAGACACAGGTATTTTTATCTCCAGTGGGCGACCATTATCGAACAAGGTTAATGCACACTTTGGAAGTATCGCAGAATGCCAGAACGATCGCAAGAGCATTAAATCTCAATGAGACATTGACAGAAGCGATCGCGCTTGGACATGACCTTGGGCATACACCGTTTGGACATGCGGGAGAACGAGTGTTAAATGAAATGAATCCAGCAGGATTTAAGCATAATGAACAAAGTGTCAGGGTTGCTCAGTGTCTGGAGAAGAATGGACAGGGATTAAATCTTACATGGGAAGTCTTAGATGGAATGAAAAATCATTCAATGCACAGCATGCCGCATACATTAGAAGGAAAAATTGTGCGGCTGGCAGACAAAATTGCATATATCAACCATGATATTGACGATTCCGTACGGGCTAAGGTTCTACGGGAAGAAGATCTTCCAAAAGAATTTACGGAAGTCCTTGGAACAACATATCGGGAACGGATCAATACGATGGTGCTTGATATTGTAAAACATAGTGAGAATCTGAATGATATTGTGATGTCAAAGGAAGTAAGAGATGCAATGATCGGTCTTCGAAAGTTTATGTTTGAGAGAGTTTATGAAGAACCAAATACGAAGAAAGAAGAAGACAAGATCAAGAATATCATTGGTCCGTTATATGAGTATTATCTGATACATGTTGAGCAATTGCCAGAATATAATAAGAAGATGATCGATAAACCAGGAGATGTACCTGTGGCAGTTTGTGACTATATTGCTGGAATGACAGACCATTTTGCAATTGAGAAATATACTGAGATTTTTATCCCCAAATTTTTTATGCAAAAATAA
- the dnaG gene encoding DNA primase: MIYGEEIIEEVRSRNDIVDLISTYVPLKKKGSSYFGLCPFHNEKSPSFSVSRDKQMYYCFGCGAGGNVFTFLMEYENFSFPEALKYLAERAGMELPEEELNEEAKRAMDEKARLREMNKLSANYFYYLLHSKRGQKGLAYLKDRGITDATIKHFGLGYADIYNDDLYRFLKSKGYSDEDLKDSALVTIDERRGGSDKFWNRVMFPIMDVNNRVIGFGGRVMGDGSPKYLNSKETKLFDKSRNLYGLNFARSSRKKEIILCEGYMDVISMHQAGFTNAVAALGTAFTSGHGTLLKRYTENVILSFDSDEAGQRAILRAIPILKEAGLTVRVLDLTPYKDPDEFIKGLGAQALEERIRKAMSSFMFQVKVAAGRYDQDDPESKTQFQHEAAKLLATIEEPLERKNYIEAVSREYYIGAKDLEDLVNYYGTSGYSSAQRQQTTPRQQERRLQVNEAKEEKKKQPQKLLLTWMVNEPQLFDKLEGIIGPDDFYEQIYHGVALLLFKQYEEEKAVIPGKILNQYTDLEDQKKIAELFNTTLKISPLAEDRDKALNDIVRRVKEDSIEQQMNATNDILRWQDLIKEKANLAKLHISL, from the coding sequence TTGATTTATGGTGAAGAAATCATAGAAGAGGTGCGAAGCCGGAACGATATTGTTGATCTGATTTCGACGTATGTACCGTTGAAGAAAAAAGGCAGTTCTTATTTCGGTTTGTGCCCGTTTCATAATGAAAAATCACCCTCTTTTTCTGTGAGCCGAGATAAACAGATGTATTACTGCTTTGGCTGCGGAGCCGGAGGTAATGTTTTTACATTTTTAATGGAATATGAGAATTTTTCTTTCCCGGAGGCATTAAAATATCTGGCAGAGAGAGCTGGAATGGAACTTCCGGAAGAGGAATTGAATGAAGAAGCCAAACGAGCGATGGATGAAAAAGCCAGGCTTCGGGAGATGAATAAACTTTCAGCCAATTATTTCTATTATCTGCTTCACAGCAAGCGGGGACAGAAAGGGCTTGCATATTTAAAAGACCGTGGGATCACAGATGCTACGATCAAACATTTTGGTCTTGGATATGCTGATATTTATAATGATGACCTGTATCGATTTTTAAAGAGTAAGGGATACAGTGATGAAGATCTGAAAGATTCAGCTTTGGTGACGATCGATGAAAGACGTGGTGGAAGTGATAAGTTCTGGAACAGAGTGATGTTTCCAATCATGGATGTGAACAACCGCGTGATCGGCTTTGGAGGCAGAGTCATGGGAGATGGTTCGCCCAAATATTTAAATTCAAAAGAAACCAAATTATTTGATAAAAGCCGTAATCTTTACGGACTGAATTTTGCAAGAAGTTCAAGAAAGAAAGAGATTATCTTGTGTGAAGGATATATGGATGTTATTTCCATGCATCAAGCAGGATTTACAAATGCAGTCGCAGCACTTGGAACTGCATTTACAAGTGGTCATGGGACGCTGCTTAAGAGATATACAGAGAATGTCATTTTGTCATTTGACAGTGATGAGGCGGGACAGCGAGCGATATTGCGAGCGATACCGATCTTGAAAGAAGCAGGACTTACGGTTCGTGTCCTTGATCTGACTCCGTATAAGGATCCCGATGAATTTATCAAAGGATTAGGAGCACAAGCACTGGAAGAACGAATCAGAAAAGCAATGAGCAGTTTTATGTTTCAGGTAAAAGTAGCCGCAGGAAGATATGATCAGGACGATCCAGAGTCGAAGACACAGTTTCAACATGAAGCGGCTAAACTGCTGGCAACGATTGAAGAACCGCTAGAACGCAAGAATTATATTGAAGCTGTTTCAAGAGAATATTATATCGGGGCAAAAGATCTGGAAGATCTTGTGAATTATTATGGGACTTCTGGATACAGCAGTGCTCAGAGACAGCAGACAACACCGCGTCAGCAGGAGAGACGTCTGCAAGTGAATGAGGCAAAAGAAGAGAAGAAGAAACAGCCGCAGAAACTGTTATTGACATGGATGGTCAATGAGCCACAGTTATTTGACAAACTAGAAGGAATCATCGGCCCCGATGATTTTTATGAACAGATTTACCATGGAGTGGCATTGTTACTCTTCAAACAATACGAAGAAGAGAAAGCAGTGATTCCAGGAAAAATATTAAATCAATATACAGATCTTGAAGACCAGAAGAAGATTGCAGAATTATTCAACACAACATTAAAGATCAGTCCATTAGCGGAAGATCGAGACAAGGCGTTGAATGATATCGTGCGAAGGGTCAAGGAAGACAGTATTGAACAACAGATGAACGCAACAAATGATATTTTGAGATGGCAGGATCTGATCAAGGAGAAAGCAAACCTTGCGAAACTGCATATTTCATTATAG
- the rpoD gene encoding RNA polymerase sigma factor RpoD, which produces MEGTMEQFTEKLAGLVELGKKNKNFLEYAQIDSYFKDMKLNSDMMEAIYDYLEQNGIDVLTLAAVADDDEDLDDPIEDETEIAVPDGVSIEDPVRMYLKEIGKVPLLSADEEIKLAQRMEEGDEAAKKKLAEANLRLVVSIAKRYVGRGMLFLDLIQEGNLGLIKAVEKFDYRKGYKFSTYATWWIRQAITRAIADQARTIRIPVHMVETINKLIRVSRQLLQELGREPSPEEIAEEMDIPVERVREILKISQEPVSLETPIGEEEDSHLGDFIQDENVPVPADAAAFTLLKEQLDEVLGTLTEREQKVLRLRFGLDDSRARTLEEVGKEFNVTRERIRQIEAKALRKLRHPSRSRKLKDYLD; this is translated from the coding sequence ATGGAAGGTACAATGGAACAGTTCACCGAGAAACTTGCAGGTCTGGTGGAATTAGGAAAAAAGAATAAAAACTTTTTGGAGTATGCACAGATTGATTCATATTTTAAGGATATGAAACTAAATTCTGATATGATGGAAGCAATCTATGATTATCTGGAACAAAATGGAATCGATGTGCTGACTCTTGCCGCAGTTGCAGACGATGATGAAGATCTTGATGATCCAATCGAAGATGAAACAGAAATTGCTGTTCCTGATGGTGTCAGCATCGAAGATCCAGTCCGTATGTATTTAAAAGAGATTGGTAAAGTACCTCTTCTTAGTGCAGATGAAGAGATCAAACTTGCACAGAGAATGGAAGAAGGGGATGAAGCAGCGAAGAAGAAACTGGCAGAAGCCAACCTTCGTCTGGTAGTCAGCATCGCAAAACGTTATGTTGGACGTGGAATGCTCTTCCTTGACCTGATCCAGGAAGGAAATTTAGGTCTTATTAAAGCCGTAGAGAAATTCGACTATCGCAAAGGATATAAATTCAGTACTTATGCGACATGGTGGATCCGTCAGGCAATCACAAGAGCGATCGCTGATCAGGCAAGAACCATCCGTATTCCAGTGCATATGGTAGAAACGATCAACAAACTGATCCGTGTATCCAGACAGCTTCTTCAGGAACTTGGACGAGAACCTTCTCCAGAAGAAATCGCAGAGGAGATGGATATTCCAGTGGAAAGAGTTCGTGAGATCTTAAAGATCTCTCAGGAACCAGTATCATTAGAGACACCAATCGGTGAAGAAGAAGACAGCCATCTTGGAGACTTCATTCAGGATGAGAATGTACCAGTACCAGCGGATGCAGCAGCATTTACGCTGTTAAAAGAACAGTTAGATGAAGTACTTGGAACACTGACAGAGAGAGAACAGAAAGTCTTAAGATTACGTTTTGGATTGGATGACAGCAGAGCAAGAACTCTGGAAGAAGTTGGAAAAGAATTTAACGTTACAAGAGAACGTATCCGTCAGATCGAAGCAAAAGCATTGCGTAAGTTAAGACATCCAAGCCGCAGCAGAAAGTTAAAAGATTATTTAGATTAA
- a CDS encoding tRNA (adenine(22)-N(1))-methyltransferase — translation MELSNRLETIASFVTEGYVVADIGTDHGYIPIYLTSNGNCPRAYAMDVNKEPLSRAKTHIEEENAGEVVSCILSDGLHELPQDDVDSIVIAGMGGDLVVRILEQDFDKLANVKELILSPQSHLERVRHFLNNHGFRILEEEFLKEDGKYYVVIRAVHGKQQYDKECFYRFGEELILAKHPVLLEYLDQEYVKYSKIKESLTDDSKEHIRRRKEEVEDLLGDIMEALCYYEL, via the coding sequence ATGGAATTATCAAACAGATTAGAAACGATCGCATCTTTTGTCACAGAAGGTTATGTAGTGGCAGATATCGGGACAGATCACGGATACATACCAATCTATTTAACAAGTAATGGAAACTGCCCGAGAGCTTATGCGATGGATGTAAATAAAGAACCATTAAGCCGTGCCAAAACACATATTGAAGAAGAGAATGCAGGAGAGGTTGTATCCTGCATTCTTTCCGATGGATTACATGAACTGCCGCAAGATGATGTAGATTCTATTGTAATCGCAGGAATGGGTGGAGATCTGGTTGTCAGAATCTTAGAGCAGGACTTTGATAAATTAGCGAATGTAAAAGAATTGATCTTATCCCCACAGTCTCATTTAGAACGAGTGAGACATTTCTTAAATAATCATGGATTTCGGATTTTAGAAGAAGAATTCTTAAAAGAAGATGGAAAATACTACGTTGTGATCCGTGCAGTTCATGGAAAGCAACAGTATGACAAAGAGTGTTTTTATCGTTTTGGAGAAGAACTGATCCTCGCAAAACATCCAGTACTTCTTGAGTACTTAGATCAGGAATATGTCAAATATTCAAAAATCAAAGAAAGTCTTACAGACGATTCAAAAGAACACATCAGAAGACGAAAAGAAGAAGTGGAAGATTTACTTGGAGATATCATGGAGGCACTTTGTTATTATGAATTGTAG
- a CDS encoding Nif3-like dinuclear metal center hexameric protein, translating to MNCRELITFLETEVPLETAEGWDNPGFLVGDKDKEIKKVLVVLDITNEVVDYAIDQKADFILAHHPIIFSKINKCTSDDFLQKKLLKLIRHDICAYGMHTCYDVCRMGDQVADRLNLKEIQGPVELSKSHNEKAFGKGIGIVAKIEDEMSVGEYAKKVKEAFSLENVMVFGNLDTKISKLAVVPGSGRSMISEAKSTGADVFLTGDIGHHEGLDAVDMGMCVIDAGHYGLEQVFIDDMKDLIRTHFSDMNVITYKAGSPYKVV from the coding sequence ATGAATTGTAGAGAACTGATCACATTTTTAGAAACAGAAGTTCCGTTAGAGACAGCAGAAGGCTGGGATAATCCGGGATTTCTTGTTGGAGATAAAGATAAAGAGATAAAGAAAGTTTTAGTTGTATTAGATATCACAAATGAAGTTGTAGATTATGCGATTGATCAAAAGGCAGATTTTATCCTTGCACATCATCCGATCATTTTTTCAAAGATCAACAAATGCACGAGTGATGATTTTCTTCAGAAGAAATTATTAAAACTGATCCGCCACGATATATGTGCATATGGAATGCATACATGTTACGATGTCTGCAGAATGGGAGATCAAGTAGCAGATCGCTTGAATTTGAAGGAAATACAGGGACCAGTTGAGCTATCTAAAAGCCACAATGAGAAAGCGTTTGGAAAAGGAATAGGGATTGTTGCCAAGATTGAAGATGAGATGAGTGTTGGAGAATACGCAAAGAAAGTAAAAGAAGCATTTTCTTTGGAAAATGTCATGGTATTTGGCAATCTAGATACAAAGATCTCTAAACTTGCAGTTGTTCCAGGATCAGGGAGAAGTATGATCAGTGAAGCGAAAAGTACAGGAGCAGATGTATTTTTAACTGGAGATATCGGGCATCATGAAGGCCTTGATGCAGTCGATATGGGAATGTGTGTGATCGATGCAGGACATTATGGATTAGAACAGGTATTTATTGATGATATGAAAGATCTGATTAGGACTCATTTCAGTGATATGAATGTGATCACATATAAGGCAGGAAGCCCTTATAAAGTTGTTTAA
- a CDS encoding nucleoside kinase encodes MIKATVNQSIYEVKEGTTLSDLAKQVQLPQEPIILLAYMDGKLRELFTPMTKDCHVRFVTLKEQAGYMAYKRTATLMFLKACEDLLGTGATTKIALDYSIGNSIFCDFLEDRVIDDAFAQSIQKRMEELAKANLPITKRSLDTDQAAKYFDRIGLKGKKELFQFRRESKTNIYSLDGYDNYFYGYMAPSTGYIPAFLVSAYQHGVVLQIPKRKQTEEIVPFTPQPKLFHVMQRSREWTKTMGVDTVGALNDEITHGNINHLILLQEGLQEKLLADIADEIVSKNKRIILIAGPSSSGKTTFSHRLSIQLEIAGLTPHPVSMDDYFLDRELSPRDENGNYNFETIASLDVDLLTKHINQLLDGEEIDVPSYNFISGKREYRGHKLKIGEKDVLVMEGIHGLNGTLTNEIPEDAKYRIYVSALNQINLDEHNRIPSSDGRLLRRIVRDAMTRGNDARETISRWDSVRKGEEDNIFPYQEEADVMFNSAQIYEIAVLKQYAEPLLFAVPRDCPEYQEAKRLLKFLEYFLNIPSEAIPKTSLLREFIGGSCFDV; translated from the coding sequence ATGATCAAAGCCACAGTGAATCAAAGCATTTATGAAGTAAAAGAAGGAACAACACTTTCTGATCTTGCGAAGCAGGTACAGCTGCCTCAGGAGCCGATCATTTTGCTTGCCTATATGGATGGAAAGTTAAGAGAATTATTTACTCCTATGACAAAAGACTGCCATGTGCGTTTTGTAACATTAAAAGAACAGGCAGGGTATATGGCATATAAACGAACTGCCACGCTTATGTTTCTGAAAGCATGCGAAGATCTGCTTGGAACTGGTGCAACGACAAAGATCGCATTAGATTATTCAATCGGAAATAGTATTTTTTGTGATTTCCTAGAAGATCGTGTGATAGATGATGCTTTTGCTCAATCCATTCAAAAACGTATGGAAGAGCTAGCCAAAGCGAATCTTCCGATCACAAAAAGATCGTTAGACACAGATCAGGCCGCAAAATATTTTGACAGAATAGGCCTTAAGGGAAAGAAAGAATTATTTCAGTTCCGCAGGGAATCAAAGACGAATATTTACTCGTTAGACGGATATGATAATTATTTTTATGGATATATGGCACCATCGACAGGATATATTCCAGCATTTTTGGTGTCTGCTTATCAGCATGGGGTAGTACTTCAGATTCCCAAAAGGAAACAGACAGAGGAAATCGTACCATTTACACCACAGCCAAAACTTTTCCATGTGATGCAGCGTTCCAGAGAATGGACGAAAACGATGGGTGTTGACACGGTAGGTGCCTTAAATGATGAGATCACACATGGAAATATCAATCATCTGATCTTGTTACAAGAAGGATTGCAGGAAAAACTGCTAGCGGATATCGCGGATGAGATTGTAAGCAAGAATAAGAGAATCATCCTGATCGCAGGACCGTCATCTTCAGGGAAAACAACATTTTCCCACAGATTGTCTATTCAGCTTGAAATCGCTGGATTAACACCACACCCAGTTTCTATGGATGATTATTTCTTAGACAGGGAATTGTCTCCAAGAGATGAAAATGGAAATTATAATTTTGAGACGATCGCATCGTTGGATGTGGATCTTTTGACAAAACATATCAATCAATTGCTAGATGGAGAAGAGATTGATGTGCCAAGTTATAACTTTATTTCAGGAAAAAGGGAATATCGCGGACACAAATTAAAGATTGGAGAAAAAGATGTTCTGGTCATGGAAGGAATTCATGGATTAAATGGTACTCTTACGAATGAAATACCAGAAGATGCAAAATATAGAATCTATGTCAGTGCATTGAATCAGATCAACTTGGATGAACATAATAGAATCCCAAGTTCTGACGGAAGATTACTGCGAAGGATCGTGCGAGATGCCATGACAAGAGGAAATGATGCGAGAGAGACGATCTCCAGATGGGACTCTGTTAGAAAGGGAGAAGAAGACAATATTTTCCCATATCAGGAAGAAGCAGATGTAATGTTTAATTCAGCACAGATCTACGAGATCGCAGTCTTAAAACAATATGCGGAGCCTTTGTTATTTGCGGTTCCAAGAGATTGTCCAGAATATCAGGAAGCAAAAAGATTATTAAAATTTTTAGAATATTTTTTAAATATTCCAAGCGAAGCAATTCCAAAGACATCTCTTTTAAGAGAATTTATCGGTGGTAGTTGCTTTGATGTGTAA
- a CDS encoding N-acetylmannosamine-6-phosphate 2-epimerase: MNPKVENLKGKLIVSCQALPDEPLHSSFIMGRMALAAKQGGASGIRANTPEDIKEIKTQVDLPVIGIIKRNYDDCEIYITPTIKEIDELMEAKPEIIALDATISSRPKGQKLDEFFHEIKEKYPDQLLMADCSTIEEALHADELGFDFIGTTMVGYTKQSKDLKIDENDFEILRTILSKVKHPVIAEGNINTPAKLKRVLELGAFCAVVGSAITRPQLITKSFANAIK; this comes from the coding sequence ATGAATCCGAAAGTTGAGAATTTAAAAGGAAAACTGATCGTATCCTGCCAGGCATTGCCAGATGAACCATTACATTCTTCTTTCATCATGGGAAGAATGGCACTTGCTGCAAAACAGGGTGGAGCATCGGGAATCCGCGCAAATACACCAGAGGATATCAAAGAGATCAAAACACAGGTAGATCTTCCGGTGATCGGAATCATCAAGAGAAATTACGATGACTGTGAGATTTATATTACACCAACGATCAAAGAGATTGACGAATTAATGGAAGCGAAACCAGAGATCATAGCATTAGATGCAACAATTTCAAGCCGACCAAAGGGACAGAAATTAGATGAGTTCTTCCATGAGATCAAAGAAAAATATCCAGATCAACTACTAATGGCAGATTGTTCTACAATCGAAGAAGCACTCCATGCAGATGAATTAGGGTTTGATTTTATCGGAACGACAATGGTTGGCTATACAAAACAAAGCAAGGATCTTAAAATCGATGAAAATGATTTTGAAATCTTAAGAACAATCCTTTCAAAAGTAAAACATCCAGTGATCGCAGAGGGAAATATCAATACACCAGCAAAGTTAAAGAGAGTTTTAGAACTAGGAGCGTTTTGTGCAGTTGTAGGTTCAGCGATCACAAGACCACAGCTCATCACAAAATCATTTGCAAATGCTATCAAATAA